Proteins from a genomic interval of Lolium perenne isolate Kyuss_39 chromosome 1, Kyuss_2.0, whole genome shotgun sequence:
- the LOC139831291 gene encoding B3 domain-containing protein At1g49475-like — protein sequence MAKKQEWEAERKALEAKKIKLEYDIYNLLQTEKIMIGSPAEVSDEGPAKKRRGRPANVGHFHEYVWPDHFFRIIFKPTFGRLMIPQAFVKWFGEIPSNIIVTTNTGCNWRMTTRREGNDPFIDQGWVAFAIAHQLKVGQFLTFKKVSSFEYSVVIFDHTCTEVVSR from the exons ATGGCTAAGAAACAGGAATGGGAGGCTGAAAGAAAGGCTTTGGAGGCTAAGAAGATAAAGCTAGAGTATGACATATACAATCTGCTTcaa ACTGAGAAGATCATGATTGGGTCACCTGCTGAGGTTTCCGACGAGGGACCGGCGAAGAAGCGTCGTGGAAGGCCGGCTAACGTCGGCCACTTCCACGAGTACGTATGGCCGGACCACTTCTTCCGCATCATCTTCAAGCCCACCTTCGGCCGGCTCATGATCCCTCAAGCTTTCGTCAAGTGGTTCGGAGAAATCCCTTCCAacatcatcgtcaccaccaacactggATGCAACTGGAGGATGACTACGAGGAGAGAAGGAAATGATCCATTCATCGACCAGGGGTGGGTGGCCTTCGCCATCGCCCATCAGCTAAAGGTAGGCCAGTTCCTCACCTTCAAGAAGGTGTCCTCCTTCGAGTACAGtgtggtcatcttcgaccacACTTGCACTGAGGTGGTGAGCAGGTGA